A window of the Candidatus Bathyarchaeia archaeon genome harbors these coding sequences:
- a CDS encoding multiprotein bridging factor aMBF1, which produces MRCEVCGRRIIGPPFKANIEGAKMLVCSECAKLGSVVWEAKAEPRLKKVARRMTAPVLPPKRQPPISVADNLELVDDFGNRIRLARERMSLSHQELGKKISEKVSVLRKIESGKMTPDNLLTEKLEHALRLKLLAPVSEPKIPTQALASRPASPTLGDILKVKKEKKET; this is translated from the coding sequence ATGCGCTGCGAAGTCTGCGGACGCAGAATAATTGGGCCCCCATTCAAAGCCAACATTGAAGGTGCCAAGATGTTGGTATGCAGCGAATGTGCTAAGCTTGGCTCTGTTGTTTGGGAGGCTAAGGCTGAGCCGCGTTTGAAGAAGGTGGCGAGAAGGATGACCGCACCTGTGCTGCCCCCTAAGAGGCAGCCCCCAATATCTGTAGCAGACAACTTGGAGCTTGTAGATGACTTCGGCAATAGGATAAGGTTGGCGCGTGAAAGAATGAGCTTAAGCCACCAGGAGTTAGGCAAGAAAATTAGCGAGAAGGTTTCAGTCTTGCGCAAGATCGAAAGCGGGAAGATGACTCCTGACAACTTATTAACGGAGAAGTTGGAACATGCTCTGAGGCTTAAGCTGTTAGCTCCTGTTTCTGAACCTAAGATTCCAACTCAGGCGTTAGCCTCTCGCCCAGCGTCACCTACGCTGGGGGACATTCTAAAGGTGAAAAAAGAGAAGAAAGAAACGTAA
- a CDS encoding PUA domain-containing protein — protein sequence MKHKQETLEKIRKIADYQFGKAAGNFLFPNGVNTALSRKTGRIRHVRCRDKLLATLRPTDGTFSLTIDGAKRLIRANAPSLWAKVSEEAASFISKGKSVFAKHIIDADAEIRPHDEVIVLDKGGNVLAVGKAVLTGTEMKLFTRGLAVRVRRGVDEKRKNQVKQHSGRRRDQRTLAVEEPQNC from the coding sequence TTGAAGCACAAACAGGAGACTCTTGAAAAAATTCGCAAGATAGCGGATTACCAGTTCGGCAAAGCTGCAGGCAACTTTTTGTTCCCTAACGGCGTCAACACAGCCCTTTCGAGAAAAACCGGGAGAATAAGACATGTTCGCTGCAGGGATAAGTTGTTGGCTACACTGCGCCCCACGGATGGCACGTTTTCACTTACAATTGACGGTGCAAAACGCCTGATTCGAGCTAATGCACCAAGTTTGTGGGCGAAGGTTTCTGAAGAGGCAGCATCTTTCATCAGCAAGGGCAAAAGCGTCTTCGCCAAACACATAATCGACGCTGATGCGGAAATTCGACCTCACGACGAAGTAATAGTTCTAGACAAAGGCGGCAATGTTTTGGCCGTTGGCAAAGCAGTTCTGACGGGCACAGAAATGAAGCTGTTCACACGAGGATTAGCTGTTCGCGTGCGTAGAGGCGTGGACGAAAAACGAAAGAACCAAGTGAAACAACATTCAGGTAGACGCCGCGACCAGCGCACCTTAGCAGTTGAGGAGCCTCAGAATTGCTAA
- a CDS encoding 30S ribosomal protein S26e — translation MPVKRKSRGRAKGGKGRSDLVQCSSCGGLVPSDKAKKISRPVTLVEPTLARELRQRGAYLPTHVETKYYCVSCAVHRGIVKVRARDERRRAWRRPRY, via the coding sequence GTGCCTGTGAAAAGAAAAAGCCGAGGCCGAGCCAAAGGCGGAAAGGGACGAAGCGATCTAGTGCAGTGTAGTTCATGCGGAGGTTTGGTCCCATCTGACAAGGCGAAGAAGATCTCTCGTCCGGTAACTTTGGTTGAGCCCACACTGGCTCGAGAGCTTCGTCAAAGAGGTGCCTATCTGCCCACTCATGTTGAGACCAAATACTACTGTGTGTCATGCGCCGTGCACCGAGGCATCGTCAAAGTGCGAGCTCGGGATGAACGGCGAAGAGCTTGGCGACGTCCCAGATACTAG
- a CDS encoding PfkB family carbohydrate kinase, producing MTHKSKFDLVTVGHFAVDTINLPIVTPARTTLGGPPTYVSVAAARLGAEVSVISKVGGDFSREHRDWLLSNGVDLSGLKQVERSVTTHFILRYQAANERKLQLKTRAPRISAMDIPASLQAEAIHVAPIANELSTDTIAKLRKTTNTLSLDPQGFVRSFNTWGNMKPRHWAPRSTLELIDVYKSSINEMKMVVGTHEVKQAARKIQDYGVKVVIATRGLKGSTLLIDNAFYNVPASKPQVVVDPTGAGDAYIGAFLAEYIEGKDPFWCACVGSAMASFVVEGVGPERFGSKQETYERAGRIYQKDI from the coding sequence ATGACACATAAAAGCAAATTTGACCTTGTGACGGTCGGGCACTTTGCCGTAGACACTATAAACTTACCCATAGTAACGCCGGCGAGAACAACGTTAGGAGGACCGCCAACATACGTTTCAGTCGCAGCTGCGAGACTTGGCGCCGAGGTTTCCGTAATCTCAAAGGTTGGCGGCGATTTTTCAAGAGAGCATCGAGATTGGCTTCTGAGCAACGGCGTAGACTTATCAGGGCTAAAACAGGTCGAAAGGAGTGTCACCACACATTTCATTCTTAGATACCAAGCCGCTAATGAACGAAAGCTTCAGCTGAAAACTCGTGCTCCCCGAATATCTGCGATGGACATACCGGCTTCGCTGCAAGCCGAAGCCATCCATGTTGCACCAATTGCAAATGAGTTGTCAACAGACACAATTGCAAAGCTTCGTAAAACAACCAACACGCTGTCGCTTGACCCACAGGGCTTTGTACGCTCCTTCAACACATGGGGGAACATGAAGCCTAGGCACTGGGCGCCCAGATCAACTTTGGAACTAATTGATGTATACAAATCCTCGATAAACGAGATGAAAATGGTAGTGGGAACCCACGAGGTCAAACAAGCCGCAAGAAAGATCCAAGACTACGGTGTAAAGGTTGTGATTGCTACGCGAGGTCTGAAAGGTTCAACGCTTCTCATAGACAACGCCTTCTACAACGTGCCCGCATCCAAACCACAAGTAGTTGTTGATCCCACAGGTGCTGGCGACGCGTATATTGGTGCCTTCTTAGCCGAATACATTGAGGGTAAGGATCCATTCTGGTGTGCTTGTGTGGGTTCTGCAATGGCTTCTTTCGTGGTGGAGGGCGTTGGTCCAGAAAGATTTGGCAGCAAGCAAGAGACTTATGAGCGAGCTGGGCGAATATATCAGAAAGACATATGA
- a CDS encoding CDP-alcohol phosphatidyltransferase family protein — protein sequence MLTRLKERIQQLMVDEARLAHKVGLTPNQISFLGVLAALFSAYLYWTSRSDDAVLIAAAVLLLISGFFDALDGVLARTYGRITLFGGFLDSLLDRYADSMVLVGVTLGWLATEPSWLLIGLAALMGTLLVSYSRARAEAAGVKMETVGLAERAERIMIIVAASFLTLLWRDALHWSMFFLAVLTNLTVLHRTIYFRRKAREKESATTTVV from the coding sequence TTGCTAACTAGACTGAAAGAACGCATTCAGCAGCTGATGGTAGACGAGGCTAGACTCGCACACAAGGTCGGTTTAACGCCGAATCAGATCAGCTTCCTCGGAGTGCTGGCCGCGCTATTCTCTGCATACCTATACTGGACCTCACGATCCGACGATGCCGTACTGATCGCTGCAGCGGTATTGCTACTGATTTCGGGCTTCTTTGATGCTTTAGACGGCGTCCTAGCAAGGACTTATGGTAGGATCACTCTATTCGGCGGCTTTCTCGACTCGCTTCTCGATCGTTATGCTGATTCCATGGTTCTAGTCGGAGTAACTCTAGGTTGGCTAGCAACGGAACCATCATGGCTACTCATCGGTCTCGCCGCTCTAATGGGTACCTTACTAGTCAGTTACAGCCGTGCCAGAGCTGAGGCTGCAGGCGTCAAAATGGAGACAGTGGGTTTGGCTGAACGAGCTGAGCGCATAATGATTATAGTGGCTGCTAGCTTCCTTACCCTTCTTTGGAGAGACGCACTACACTGGAGCATGTTTTTCCTCGCTGTGCTTACGAATCTGACCGTGCTGCATAGAACCATCTACTTCAGAAGAAAAGCTCGAGAGAAGGAGTCTGCAACCACAACTGTCGTCTAG